The proteins below come from a single Burkholderia sp. FERM BP-3421 genomic window:
- the lspA gene encoding signal peptidase II, producing MAKTLSKSSSGTLAPWLGISLIVILFDQLTKIAVLKTFAYGVLHPLAPFFNLTLIYNRGAAFGFLATAGGWQRWAFTALGIVATLVICYLLKRHGQQRLFSTSLALILGGALGNVIDRLVYGHVIDFLDFHVGNWHWPAFNLADSAITIGAILLVYDELRRVRGTR from the coding sequence ATGGCCAAGACCCTGTCGAAATCGTCGAGCGGGACGCTCGCGCCGTGGCTCGGCATTTCGCTGATCGTGATCCTGTTCGACCAGCTGACCAAGATCGCGGTGCTGAAGACCTTCGCGTACGGCGTGCTGCATCCGCTCGCGCCGTTCTTCAACCTAACGCTGATCTACAACCGCGGCGCCGCGTTCGGCTTTCTCGCGACCGCCGGCGGCTGGCAGCGCTGGGCGTTCACCGCGCTCGGCATCGTCGCGACGCTCGTGATCTGCTACCTGCTCAAGCGCCACGGCCAGCAGCGCCTGTTCAGCACGTCGCTGGCGCTGATCCTCGGCGGCGCGCTCGGCAACGTGATCGACCGGCTCGTGTACGGCCACGTGATCGACTTCCTCGACTTCCACGTCGGCAACTGGCACTGGCCCGCGTTCAACCTCGCCGATTCGGCGATCACGATCGGCGCGATCCTGCTGGTCTACGACGAGCTGCGCCGCGTGCGCGGCACGCGCTGA
- the dut gene encoding dUTP diphosphatase, protein MKLDLKILDARMRDYLPAYGTPGSAGLDLRACLDAPLVLHPGDTALVRTGLAIHVADPGYAALILPRSGLGHKHGIVLGNLVGLIDSDYQGELMISTWNRGQTEFTLNPFDRLAQLVIVPVVQASFNLVDAFADSERGAGGFGSTGRQ, encoded by the coding sequence ATGAAACTCGACCTCAAGATCCTCGATGCGCGGATGCGCGACTACCTGCCCGCCTACGGGACGCCCGGCAGCGCCGGCCTCGACCTGCGCGCGTGCCTCGACGCGCCGCTCGTGCTGCACCCGGGCGACACCGCGCTCGTGCGCACCGGCCTCGCGATCCACGTCGCCGACCCGGGCTACGCCGCGCTGATCCTGCCGCGCTCGGGCCTCGGCCACAAGCACGGGATCGTGCTCGGCAACCTGGTCGGGCTGATCGACTCCGACTACCAGGGCGAGTTGATGATCTCGACCTGGAATCGCGGCCAGACCGAATTCACGCTGAACCCGTTCGACCGTCTCGCGCAGCTCGTGATCGTGCCGGTCGTGCAGGCGAGCTTCAATCTCGTCGATGCGTTCGCCGACAGCGAGCGCGGCGCGGGCGGCTTCGGCAGCACCGGCCGCCAGTAA
- the purN gene encoding phosphoribosylglycinamide formyltransferase produces the protein MKKLVILISGRGSNMEALVDACARERWPAQIAAVIANRPDAAGLAFAASHGIATAVVDHRGFDSRDSFDAALAAEIDRFAPDLVVLAGFMRILTPAFVKRYEGRMLNIHPSLLPSFKGIHTHQQALDAGVALHGATVHFVIPELDSGAIVAQAALPVRAGDDAQALAARVLAAEHVLYPRAVRWFVDGRLRLEGGRAVVAPHEARWYFTDDANTTTNPTGEGV, from the coding sequence ATGAAAAAACTTGTCATCCTGATTTCCGGCCGCGGCAGCAACATGGAGGCCCTCGTCGACGCATGCGCGCGCGAACGCTGGCCCGCCCAGATCGCCGCCGTGATCGCCAACCGGCCCGACGCGGCCGGCCTGGCGTTCGCCGCGTCGCACGGCATCGCGACGGCGGTGGTCGACCACCGCGGCTTCGACAGCCGCGACAGCTTCGATGCGGCCCTCGCCGCCGAGATCGACCGCTTCGCCCCCGATCTGGTCGTGCTCGCGGGCTTCATGCGCATCCTGACGCCGGCCTTCGTCAAGCGATATGAGGGCCGGATGCTGAATATCCACCCGTCGCTGCTGCCGAGCTTCAAGGGCATCCACACGCATCAGCAGGCGCTCGACGCCGGCGTCGCGCTGCATGGCGCGACCGTGCATTTCGTGATTCCGGAGCTGGACAGCGGCGCGATCGTCGCGCAGGCGGCGCTGCCGGTGCGCGCGGGCGACGACGCGCAGGCGCTGGCCGCTCGCGTGCTGGCGGCCGAGCACGTGCTGTATCCGCGCGCGGTGCGCTGGTTCGTCGACGGGCGGCTGCGCCTGGAGGGCGGCCGGGCGGTCGTCGCGCCGCACGAGGCGCGCTGGTATTTCACGGACGACGCAAACACGACAACGAATCCGACGGGTGAGGGTGTATGA
- a CDS encoding amino acid permease produces MTQQQRTFDSIVEREKGLRRGLGSGQMAMIAIGGAIGTGLFLGSGFAVGLAGPGVLVSYAIGALIALLLMGALAEMTVVHPTAGSFGAYAEHYVGPLAGFLVRYAYWFAVVFAIGTEISAIAVFMKYWFPDVPGWYWVVAFSAVLIAVNMASVTLYGVVEYAFSLLKIAAIVVFIVLGAYLVWSAPAGSTLGFANYTAHGGFFPKGGWGVWVAVIVAIFSYMSIETVAIAAGEARDPQRAVTRAFRSTVLRLVLFYLLTLSLMLAIVPWTQAGTDESPFVKVMAATHVPYAAGVINFVVLVAALSAMNSQLYVTSRMMFSLSRAGLAPAVFGRVRANGVPLAALLVSTSGVAVATVLVARYPETAFTLMMAIAMFGALFTWLMIFVTHLFFRARYRGPAPAFRMWLHPVGSLLGGALVAAILATTAFTREFGMTMRVGVAFIVLLTLAYRFHYRARHIR; encoded by the coding sequence GTGACACAACAACAACGGACGTTCGACTCGATCGTCGAGCGCGAAAAAGGCCTGCGGCGCGGCCTCGGTTCGGGGCAGATGGCGATGATCGCGATCGGCGGCGCGATCGGTACGGGATTGTTTCTCGGCAGCGGGTTCGCGGTCGGGCTCGCCGGCCCGGGCGTGCTCGTGTCGTATGCGATCGGCGCGCTGATCGCGCTGCTGCTGATGGGCGCGCTCGCCGAGATGACGGTCGTCCATCCGACCGCCGGCTCGTTCGGCGCCTATGCCGAGCATTATGTCGGGCCGCTCGCGGGCTTCCTGGTCCGCTATGCGTACTGGTTCGCGGTGGTGTTCGCGATCGGCACCGAGATCAGCGCGATCGCGGTGTTCATGAAGTACTGGTTCCCCGACGTGCCCGGCTGGTACTGGGTGGTCGCATTCTCGGCGGTGCTGATCGCGGTGAACATGGCGAGCGTCACGCTGTACGGCGTGGTCGAGTACGCGTTCTCGCTGCTCAAGATCGCCGCCATCGTCGTGTTCATCGTGCTGGGCGCCTATCTGGTCTGGTCCGCGCCCGCCGGGTCCACGCTCGGCTTCGCGAACTACACCGCGCACGGCGGCTTCTTCCCGAAGGGCGGCTGGGGCGTCTGGGTGGCCGTGATCGTCGCGATCTTCAGCTACATGAGCATCGAAACCGTCGCGATCGCGGCGGGGGAGGCGCGCGATCCGCAGCGCGCGGTCACGCGCGCGTTCCGTTCGACGGTGCTGCGCCTCGTGCTGTTCTATCTGCTGACGCTGTCGCTGATGCTCGCGATCGTGCCCTGGACGCAGGCCGGCACCGACGAGAGCCCGTTCGTCAAGGTGATGGCCGCGACCCACGTGCCTTATGCGGCCGGCGTGATCAATTTCGTGGTGCTGGTGGCCGCGCTGTCGGCGATGAACAGCCAGCTGTACGTGACGAGCCGCATGATGTTCAGCTTGTCGCGCGCGGGCCTCGCGCCGGCCGTGTTCGGCCGGGTCAGGGCGAACGGCGTGCCGCTTGCCGCGCTGCTCGTGTCGACGAGCGGCGTCGCGGTGGCGACCGTGCTGGTCGCGCGCTATCCGGAGACCGCGTTCACGCTGATGATGGCGATCGCGATGTTCGGCGCGTTGTTCACCTGGCTGATGATCTTCGTCACGCACCTGTTCTTCCGGGCCCGCTATCGCGGCCCGGCGCCCGCGTTCCGGATGTGGCTGCATCCCGTGGGCAGCCTGCTCGGCGGCGCGCTCGTGGCGGCCATCCTGGCCACCACGGCGTTCACGCGCGAATTCGGCATGACCATGAGGGTCGGGGTGGCGTTCATCGTGCTGCTGACGCTCGCCTACCGATTCCACTACCGCGCGCGGCACATCCGCTGA
- a CDS encoding bifunctional riboflavin kinase/FAD synthetase, with the protein MKVFRGLPNAESRAPCALTIGNFDGVHRGHQALLARVRAAADARGLPVCVMTFEPHPREFFNPAGAPPRIAMLRDKLEALREHGVDRVVVEHFNHTFASQSPDAFVERTLVNGLHTRWMMVGDDFCYGAKRAGDFASLKAAGLRHGFEVEQMATLADPGGTRISSSGVRAALAAGDLDAAARALGHGYAISGHVAHGLKLGRDLGFPTLNLPIAHKRPALSGIFVVRVHGLGPAPLPGVASLGVRPTVDDSGRVLLEVHLLDWHGDAYGKLVRVEFLKKLRDEAKFDDLETLSRAIAQDVADTRAYFAAHGHAPGGRATGFATSATDRIS; encoded by the coding sequence GTGAAAGTCTTCCGCGGCCTGCCCAACGCCGAAAGCCGCGCCCCGTGCGCGCTGACGATCGGCAACTTCGACGGTGTCCATCGCGGCCACCAGGCGCTGCTCGCGCGCGTGCGCGCGGCGGCGGACGCGCGCGGGCTGCCGGTATGCGTGATGACCTTCGAGCCGCATCCGCGTGAATTCTTCAACCCGGCCGGCGCGCCGCCGCGCATCGCGATGCTGCGCGACAAGCTCGAGGCGCTGCGCGAGCACGGCGTCGACCGGGTCGTCGTCGAACACTTCAATCACACGTTCGCGAGCCAGTCGCCCGACGCGTTCGTCGAGCGCACGCTCGTCAACGGCCTGCACACGCGCTGGATGATGGTCGGCGACGATTTCTGCTACGGCGCGAAGCGCGCGGGCGATTTCGCGTCGCTCAAGGCCGCGGGCCTGCGCCACGGCTTCGAGGTCGAGCAGATGGCGACGCTCGCCGATCCGGGCGGCACGCGCATCTCCAGCTCCGGCGTGCGCGCGGCGCTGGCCGCGGGCGACCTCGATGCGGCCGCGCGCGCGCTCGGCCACGGCTACGCGATCAGCGGGCACGTCGCGCACGGGCTCAAGCTCGGCCGCGATCTCGGCTTTCCGACGCTCAACCTGCCGATCGCGCACAAGCGCCCGGCGCTGTCGGGCATCTTCGTGGTGCGGGTGCACGGCCTCGGGCCCGCGCCGCTGCCGGGCGTCGCGAGCCTCGGCGTGCGGCCGACCGTCGACGATTCCGGCCGCGTGCTGCTCGAGGTCCACCTGCTCGACTGGCACGGCGACGCGTATGGCAAACTCGTGCGCGTCGAATTCCTGAAGAAGCTGCGCGACGAGGCGAAATTCGACGATCTCGAAACGCTGTCGCGCGCGATCGCGCAAGACGTCGCCGACACCCGCGCGTACTTCGCGGCGCACGGCCACGCGCCGGGCGGCCGCGCGACCGGCTTCGCGACCTCGGCCACGGATCGAATTAGCTGA
- the coaBC gene encoding bifunctional phosphopantothenoylcysteine decarboxylase/phosphopantothenate--cysteine ligase CoaBC — MAHAELAGKHLVLGLTGGIACYKIAELTRLLTKAGATVQVAMTDAATQFITPVTMQALSGRPVYTSQWDPRIANNMAHIDLSREADAIVIAPASTDFLAKLAHGFADDLLSTLCVARDCPLLVVPAMNRQMWQNPATQRNVAQLRADGVSVLGPDSGAQACGEVGDGRMLEPDAIYEAIVTHFQPKVLAHRRVLITAGPTFEPLDPVRGLTNRSSGKMGFALARAAQQAGADVHLVAGPVALATPWGVTREDVQTAQQMHDAVLNAVTDADVFIAVAAVADWRAAHPAEHKIKKAADRKTPALAFVENPDILATVAAMPHPPFCVGFAAESGDLDVHGEEKRVRKNVPLLIGNLGPLTFGRDDNEVVLFEASGSTRLPRADKTTLAHTLIGEIAKRLPDARLI; from the coding sequence TTGGCACACGCAGAACTCGCAGGAAAACACCTCGTCCTCGGCCTGACGGGCGGCATCGCCTGCTACAAGATCGCCGAGCTTACGCGCCTGCTCACCAAGGCCGGCGCGACCGTCCAGGTCGCGATGACCGACGCGGCCACGCAGTTCATCACGCCCGTCACGATGCAGGCGCTGTCCGGCCGGCCCGTCTACACGAGCCAGTGGGATCCGCGCATCGCCAACAACATGGCGCACATCGACCTGTCGCGCGAAGCGGACGCGATCGTGATCGCCCCCGCCTCGACCGACTTCCTCGCGAAACTCGCGCACGGCTTCGCGGATGACCTGCTGTCGACGCTGTGCGTCGCGCGCGACTGTCCGCTGCTGGTCGTGCCCGCGATGAACCGGCAGATGTGGCAGAACCCCGCCACCCAGCGCAACGTCGCGCAGCTGCGCGCGGACGGCGTCTCGGTGCTCGGCCCCGATTCGGGCGCGCAGGCGTGCGGCGAGGTCGGCGACGGCCGCATGCTCGAACCGGACGCGATCTACGAAGCGATCGTCACGCATTTCCAGCCGAAGGTGCTCGCGCACCGGCGCGTGCTGATCACGGCCGGCCCGACCTTCGAACCGCTCGATCCGGTGCGGGGCCTGACCAACCGCTCGAGCGGCAAGATGGGCTTCGCGCTTGCGCGCGCGGCGCAGCAGGCGGGCGCCGACGTGCACCTGGTGGCCGGTCCGGTCGCGCTGGCGACGCCGTGGGGCGTCACCCGCGAGGACGTGCAGACCGCGCAGCAGATGCACGACGCCGTCCTGAACGCGGTAACCGACGCGGACGTCTTCATCGCGGTGGCCGCGGTCGCCGACTGGCGCGCCGCCCATCCCGCCGAGCACAAGATCAAGAAGGCCGCCGATCGCAAGACACCGGCGCTCGCCTTCGTCGAGAACCCCGACATCCTCGCCACCGTCGCGGCCATGCCGCACCCACCGTTCTGCGTCGGCTTCGCCGCGGAGAGCGGCGACCTCGACGTGCATGGCGAGGAAAAGCGCGTGCGCAAGAACGTGCCGCTGCTGATCGGCAACCTCGGGCCGCTCACGTTCGGGCGCGACGACAATGAAGTCGTGCTGTTCGAGGCAAGCGGCTCGACGCGCCTGCCGCGCGCGGACAAGACGACGCTCGCGCACACGCTGATCGGCGAAATCGCGAAGCGCCTGCCGGACGCGCGCCTGATCTGA
- the ileS gene encoding isoleucine--tRNA ligase: MSNKKADSKPQAKYPVNLLDTPFPMRGDLPKREPQWVKDWEARGIYDKIRAASQGRPKFILHDGPPYANGDIHLGHAVNKILKDMVVKSRNMAGFDAPYVPGWDCHGMPIEIQIEKQFGKALPAAEVMSKARTYATEQIEKQKVGFKRLGVLGDWGNPYKTMNFVNEAGEIRALGKIIEKGYVYRGLKPVNWCFDCGSALAEAEVEYKDRTDPTIDVLFPFAEPEKTAQAFGLAALPRAEGGIVIWTTTPWTIPANQALNLHPEIVYALVDTPRGLLILAEERVAACLTEFGLTGEVIATTPGAALANLRFHHPLAGAHPGYRRTAPAYLGDYVTTDTGTGVVHSSPAYGVEDFVSCKAHGMTDSDIINPVMGDGRYGESLPLFGGLSIWDANPKVIEALDAAGTLLRSEKYTHSYMHCWRHKSPIIYRATSQWFAGMDVKPNDGKGTLRETALEGVEATAFYPSWGKQRLFSMIANRPDWTLSRQRQWGVPMAFFVHKETGELHPRTLELLEAVAQRVEQNGIEAWQTLDPRELIGDDANLYEKNRDTLDVWFDSGTTHWHVLRGSHKDQLQFPADLYLEGSDQHRGWFHSSLLTASMLDGRAPYKGLLTHGFTVDGEGRKMSKSLGNGIDPHEVANRLGAEIIRLWIASTDYSGELAISEEILKRVTEGYRRIRNTLRFLLANLSDFDYAQHAVPPEQWLEIDRYAIAFSAQLQTELLAHYEKYEFHPVVAKLQTYCSEDLGGFYLDVLKDRLYTSAAGSVARRSAQTALYHVTQGLLRVLAPFLSFTAEEAWQVFQPGAETIFTETYYAYPEIAGAQALIDKWTLLREVRGNVTKALEEARTENRIGSSLQAELTLHASGARHDALASLGDDLKFVLITSAATVVRVDDEAHEGVDVAASKYQKCERCWHYRADVGAHADHPTLCGRCFSNLFENGETRSIA, encoded by the coding sequence ATGAGCAACAAGAAAGCCGATTCGAAACCGCAGGCCAAGTATCCGGTCAACCTGCTCGACACGCCGTTCCCGATGCGCGGCGACCTGCCGAAGCGCGAGCCGCAATGGGTGAAGGACTGGGAAGCGCGCGGGATCTACGACAAGATCCGCGCCGCCAGCCAGGGCCGCCCGAAGTTCATCCTGCATGACGGCCCGCCGTATGCGAACGGCGATATCCACCTCGGCCACGCGGTCAACAAGATCCTCAAGGACATGGTGGTCAAGTCGCGCAACATGGCGGGCTTCGACGCGCCCTACGTGCCGGGCTGGGACTGCCACGGCATGCCGATCGAGATCCAGATCGAGAAGCAGTTCGGCAAGGCGCTGCCGGCCGCCGAGGTGATGAGCAAGGCGCGCACCTACGCGACCGAGCAGATCGAGAAGCAGAAGGTCGGCTTCAAGCGGCTCGGCGTGCTCGGCGACTGGGGCAATCCGTACAAGACGATGAACTTCGTCAACGAGGCGGGCGAGATCCGCGCGCTCGGCAAGATCATCGAGAAAGGCTATGTGTATCGCGGGCTCAAGCCCGTCAACTGGTGCTTCGATTGCGGCTCGGCGCTCGCCGAGGCGGAAGTCGAGTACAAGGACCGCACCGATCCGACGATCGACGTGCTGTTCCCGTTCGCCGAGCCGGAAAAGACCGCGCAGGCGTTCGGCCTCGCCGCGCTGCCGCGCGCCGAGGGCGGCATCGTGATCTGGACCACCACGCCGTGGACCATCCCCGCGAACCAGGCGCTCAACCTCCATCCGGAAATCGTCTACGCGCTCGTCGACACCCCGCGCGGCCTGCTGATCCTGGCCGAGGAGCGCGTCGCCGCGTGCCTGACGGAGTTCGGCCTGACGGGCGAAGTGATCGCGACGACCCCGGGCGCGGCGCTCGCGAACCTGCGCTTCCACCACCCGCTCGCGGGCGCCCACCCGGGCTACCGCCGCACCGCGCCCGCCTACCTCGGCGACTACGTGACGACCGACACCGGCACGGGCGTGGTCCACTCGTCGCCCGCGTACGGCGTCGAGGACTTCGTGTCCTGCAAGGCGCACGGCATGACCGACTCCGACATCATCAACCCGGTGATGGGCGACGGCCGCTATGGCGAATCGCTGCCGCTGTTCGGCGGGCTGTCGATCTGGGATGCGAACCCGAAGGTGATCGAGGCGCTCGACGCGGCCGGCACGCTGCTGCGCAGCGAGAAGTACACGCACAGCTACATGCACTGCTGGCGCCACAAGTCCCCGATCATCTACCGCGCGACCTCGCAATGGTTCGCCGGCATGGACGTCAAGCCGAACGACGGCAAGGGCACGCTGCGCGAGACCGCGCTCGAGGGCGTCGAGGCGACCGCATTCTACCCGTCGTGGGGCAAGCAGCGCCTTTTCAGCATGATCGCGAACCGGCCGGACTGGACGCTGTCGCGCCAGCGCCAATGGGGCGTGCCGATGGCGTTCTTCGTGCACAAGGAAACCGGCGAGCTGCATCCGCGCACGCTCGAACTGCTCGAAGCGGTCGCGCAGCGCGTCGAGCAAAACGGGATCGAGGCCTGGCAGACGCTCGATCCGCGCGAGCTGATCGGCGACGACGCCAACCTGTATGAAAAGAACCGCGACACGCTCGACGTGTGGTTCGACTCGGGCACGACCCACTGGCACGTGCTGCGCGGCTCGCACAAGGACCAGCTGCAGTTCCCGGCCGACCTGTACCTCGAAGGCTCGGACCAGCACCGCGGCTGGTTCCACTCGTCGCTGCTGACGGCCTCGATGCTCGACGGCCGCGCGCCGTACAAGGGCCTGCTCACGCACGGCTTCACGGTCGACGGCGAAGGCCGCAAGATGAGCAAGTCGCTCGGCAACGGGATCGACCCGCACGAGGTCGCGAACCGCCTCGGCGCGGAAATCATCCGGCTGTGGATCGCGTCGACCGACTACTCGGGCGAGCTGGCGATCTCCGAGGAAATCCTCAAGCGCGTGACGGAAGGCTATCGCCGGATCCGCAACACGCTGCGCTTCCTGCTCGCGAACCTGTCGGACTTCGACTACGCGCAGCACGCCGTGCCGCCCGAGCAATGGCTCGAGATCGACCGCTACGCGATCGCGTTCTCCGCGCAGCTGCAAACCGAGCTGCTCGCTCACTACGAGAAGTACGAGTTCCATCCGGTGGTCGCGAAGCTGCAGACCTACTGCTCGGAAGATCTCGGCGGCTTCTACCTCGACGTGCTGAAGGACCGCCTGTACACGAGCGCCGCGGGCTCCGTCGCGCGCCGCTCCGCGCAGACCGCGCTCTATCACGTGACGCAGGGCCTGCTGCGCGTGCTCGCGCCGTTCCTGTCGTTCACGGCCGAGGAAGCGTGGCAGGTGTTCCAGCCGGGCGCCGAGACGATCTTCACCGAGACCTACTACGCGTATCCGGAGATCGCCGGCGCGCAGGCGCTGATCGACAAGTGGACGCTGCTGCGCGAGGTGCGCGGCAACGTGACGAAGGCGCTCGAGGAAGCCCGCACCGAGAACCGCATCGGCTCGTCGCTGCAGGCGGAGCTGACGCTGCACGCGAGCGGCGCGCGCCACGACGCGCTCGCGAGCCTCGGCGACGATCTCAAGTTCGTGCTGATCACCTCGGCCGCGACCGTGGTCCGCGTCGACGACGAGGCGCACGAAGGCGTCGACGTCGCGGCGTCGAAGTACCAGAAGTGCGAGCGCTGCTGGCACTACCGCGCGGACGTCGGCGCCCACGCCGACCATCCGACGCTGTGCGGCCGCTGCTTCTCCAACCTGTTCGAAAACGGCGAAACCCGGAGCATCGCTTAA
- a CDS encoding RsmB/NOP family class I SAM-dependent RNA methyltransferase has protein sequence MKKLHGFLIGQTETLLAEVLKFTGPADATTSRFFRAHPKLGHAERGVIAEAVFAVLRRKMEYGHLAESGSGNPARRLALLGLMQTAGRSALRPHVSDAEWAWLDHVSKIDPASLPLRVRTNLPDWIHQALAQRLDAEELAQLAAAVNYPAPLDLRANTLKASREQVLEGLQAVGIDAGETPFAPAGVRVAGKPALTKLELFQDGLIEVQDEGSQLLCSLVAPRRGEMVVDFCAGAGGKTLALGAMMRSTGRLYAFDVSEKRLAKLKPRLARSGLSNVNPVLIDSEHDAKIKRLAGKIDRVLVDAPCSGLGTLRRNPDLKWRQTSASVAELAPKQASILASAARLVKKGGRLVYATCSLLDAENEAIVTAFLADHPDFTLVPARDVLAEQRIELEMGDYLSLWPHRHATDGFFAAVLERRAAGAESGA, from the coding sequence ATGAAGAAGTTGCATGGTTTTCTGATTGGTCAGACTGAGACGCTGCTCGCCGAAGTCCTGAAATTCACCGGCCCTGCCGACGCGACCACGAGCCGCTTTTTCCGCGCGCATCCGAAGCTCGGCCACGCCGAGCGCGGCGTGATCGCCGAGGCGGTGTTCGCGGTGCTGCGCCGGAAGATGGAGTACGGCCACCTCGCCGAGAGCGGCTCCGGCAACCCGGCGCGGCGCCTCGCGCTGCTCGGCCTGATGCAGACGGCCGGCCGTTCGGCGCTGCGTCCGCACGTGTCGGACGCCGAGTGGGCGTGGCTCGACCACGTGTCGAAGATCGATCCGGCGAGCCTGCCGCTGCGCGTGCGCACCAACCTGCCCGACTGGATCCACCAGGCGCTCGCGCAGCGCCTCGACGCGGAGGAACTGGCGCAGCTGGCCGCCGCCGTCAACTATCCGGCGCCGCTCGACCTGCGCGCGAACACGCTCAAGGCCAGCCGCGAGCAGGTGCTCGAGGGGCTGCAGGCGGTCGGCATCGACGCGGGCGAGACGCCGTTCGCGCCGGCCGGGGTGCGGGTGGCGGGCAAGCCCGCGCTGACCAAGCTCGAATTGTTCCAGGATGGGCTGATCGAGGTGCAGGATGAGGGCAGCCAACTGCTGTGCTCGCTCGTCGCGCCGCGTCGCGGCGAGATGGTGGTCGACTTCTGCGCGGGCGCGGGCGGCAAGACGCTCGCGCTCGGCGCGATGATGCGCTCGACGGGCCGGCTGTACGCGTTCGACGTGTCCGAGAAGCGGCTCGCGAAACTGAAGCCGCGCCTCGCGCGCAGCGGGCTGTCGAACGTGAACCCGGTGCTGATCGACAGCGAGCACGACGCGAAGATCAAGCGGCTTGCGGGCAAGATCGACCGCGTGCTGGTCGATGCGCCGTGCAGCGGCCTCGGCACGCTGCGCCGCAATCCGGACCTGAAGTGGCGCCAGACCAGCGCCTCGGTCGCCGAACTGGCGCCGAAGCAGGCGTCGATCCTCGCGAGCGCCGCGCGCCTCGTGAAGAAGGGCGGCCGGCTCGTCTACGCGACCTGCAGCCTGCTCGACGCGGAGAACGAGGCGATCGTCACGGCCTTCCTCGCCGACCATCCCGACTTCACGCTGGTGCCGGCGCGCGACGTGCTCGCCGAGCAACGCATCGAACTCGAGATGGGCGACTACCTGTCGCTGTGGCCGCACCGCCATGCGACCGACGGCTTCTTCGCGGCGGTCCTCGAACGACGCGCGGCAGGCGCGGAAAGCGGCGCATGA